From a single Streptomyces misionensis genomic region:
- a CDS encoding beta-N-acetylhexosaminidase, with amino-acid sequence MSDKGPVPADSPESGAVALIPAPVRISVPGARCVIDTDTEIDAGEGAERVARWLRSAVGAATGLPLAPYRDGAGRIRLRIVPALADELGGPESYRLRAEGRRIELDGASAAGLFQGAQTLRQLLGPDAFRRAPIGDRAAWEFPAVTVEDSPRFAWRGLLLDVARHFMPKDGVLRYLDLMAAHKLNVLHLHLTDDQGWRIEIRRYPKLTETGSWRSRTKFGHRASPLWEDKPHGGYYTQDDIREIVAYAAERHITVVPEIDVPGHSQAAIAAYPELGNTDVIDTTALSVWDTWGINSNVLAPTDGTLRFYEGVFEEVLEMFPSRFIHIGGDECPKDQWQKSSAAQARIAELGLADEDQLQSWFVRHFDTWLAARGRRLIGWDEILQGGLAPGAAVSSWRGFEGGVTAARAGHDVVMCPEQHVYLDHRQAPGDDEPVPIGFVRTLEDVYRFEPVPAALTEAEARHVLGTQANVWTEALEDAGRVDYQAFPRLAAFAEVAWSRLPAPADRDFARFERRMTAHYRRLDALGVAYRPPAGPRPWQRRPGVPGRPIDGPPPNR; translated from the coding sequence ATGAGCGACAAGGGGCCGGTTCCGGCCGATTCCCCGGAGTCCGGGGCGGTGGCGCTGATTCCGGCGCCGGTCCGGATCTCGGTGCCCGGCGCCCGCTGTGTGATCGACACGGACACGGAGATCGACGCCGGCGAGGGCGCCGAACGGGTGGCGCGCTGGCTGCGCTCGGCCGTCGGCGCGGCCACCGGGCTGCCGCTCGCGCCGTACCGCGACGGCGCCGGCCGCATCCGGCTGCGGATCGTGCCCGCGCTCGCGGACGAGCTCGGCGGCCCCGAGTCCTACCGCCTGCGCGCCGAGGGCCGGCGGATCGAACTCGACGGGGCGAGCGCGGCCGGACTCTTCCAGGGCGCGCAGACCCTCCGGCAGCTGCTCGGGCCCGACGCCTTCCGGCGCGCCCCGATCGGCGACCGCGCCGCATGGGAGTTCCCCGCCGTCACCGTCGAGGACAGCCCCCGGTTCGCCTGGCGCGGGCTGCTGCTCGACGTGGCGCGGCACTTCATGCCCAAGGACGGGGTGCTGCGCTATCTCGACCTGATGGCCGCGCACAAACTCAACGTGCTGCATCTGCACCTGACGGACGACCAGGGCTGGCGGATCGAGATCAGGCGCTACCCGAAGCTGACCGAGACCGGCTCCTGGCGGTCCCGGACGAAGTTCGGGCACCGGGCCTCACCGCTGTGGGAGGACAAGCCGCACGGGGGCTACTACACCCAGGACGACATCCGGGAGATCGTCGCCTACGCGGCCGAGCGGCACATCACCGTCGTACCGGAGATCGACGTGCCCGGCCATTCGCAGGCGGCCATCGCCGCGTACCCGGAACTCGGCAACACCGACGTCATCGACACCACGGCCCTCTCCGTCTGGGACACCTGGGGGATCAACTCCAACGTACTGGCTCCCACCGACGGCACCCTGCGGTTTTACGAAGGGGTGTTCGAGGAGGTCCTGGAGATGTTCCCCTCACGGTTCATCCACATCGGTGGCGACGAATGCCCGAAGGACCAGTGGCAGAAGTCGTCGGCCGCCCAGGCGCGCATCGCCGAGCTGGGGCTCGCCGACGAGGACCAGCTCCAGTCCTGGTTCGTCCGGCACTTCGACACCTGGCTCGCCGCGCGCGGACGCCGGCTGATCGGCTGGGACGAGATCCTCCAGGGCGGCCTCGCGCCGGGCGCCGCGGTCTCCTCGTGGCGCGGTTTCGAGGGCGGGGTCACCGCCGCCCGGGCCGGGCACGACGTGGTCATGTGCCCCGAGCAGCACGTGTACCTGGACCACCGCCAGGCCCCCGGCGACGACGAGCCGGTGCCGATCGGCTTCGTGCGCACCCTGGAGGACGTCTACCGGTTCGAGCCCGTGCCGGCCGCCCTCACCGAGGCCGAGGCGCGGCATGTGCTCGGCACCCAGGCCAATGTGTGGACCGAGGCCCTGGAGGACGCCGGGCGCGTGGACTACCAGGCGTTTCCCCGGCTCGCCGCCTTCGCCGAGGTCGCCTGGAGCCGGCTGCCGGCCCCCGCGGACCGGGACTTCGCCCGGTTCGAGCGCCGGATGACCGCGCACTACCGGCGACTTGACGCCCTGGGCGTCGCCTACCGGCCGCCCGCCGGGCCCCGGCCGTGGCAGCGGCGCCCCGGGGTGCCGGGCCGCCCGATCGACGGACCGCCGCCCAACAGGTAG
- a CDS encoding DUF3039 domain-containing protein — protein MSTLEPERGTGTGTLVEPTPQVSHGDGDHERFAHYVQKDKIMASALDGTPVVALCGKVWVPGRDPKKYPVCPMCKEIYESMGSGGDDKGGDKGKGK, from the coding sequence ATGAGCACTCTTGAGCCCGAGCGCGGGACTGGTACGGGGACCCTCGTAGAGCCGACGCCACAGGTGTCCCACGGCGACGGCGACCACGAGCGCTTCGCCCACTACGTCCAGAAGGACAAGATCATGGCGAGCGCCCTCGACGGCACCCCCGTCGTGGCGCTGTGCGGCAAGGTCTGGGTGCCGGGCCGCGACCCGAAGAAGTACCCCGTGTGCCCCATGTGCAAGGAGATCTACGAGTCCATGGGCAGCGGCGGCGACGACAAGGGCGGCGACAAGGGCAAGGGCAAGTAA
- a CDS encoding YqgE/AlgH family protein codes for MTEVSSLTGRLLVATPALADPNFDRAVVLLLDHDEEGSLGVVLNRPTPVGVGDILAGWAELTGEPGVVFQGGPVSLDSALGVAVVPGGANGEGAPLGWRRVHGAIGLVDLEAPPELLAPVLGSLRIFAGYAGWGPGQLEDELAEGAWYVVESEPGDVSSPAPERLWREVLRRQRSELAMVATYPDDPSLN; via the coding sequence ATGACCGAGGTGTCCTCGCTCACAGGGCGGCTGCTCGTGGCCACCCCCGCCCTGGCGGACCCGAACTTCGACCGCGCGGTGGTGCTCCTCCTCGACCACGACGAGGAGGGTTCCCTCGGTGTCGTCCTGAACCGCCCCACCCCCGTGGGCGTCGGCGACATCCTGGCGGGCTGGGCCGAGCTGACCGGCGAGCCCGGCGTCGTCTTCCAGGGCGGTCCCGTCTCGCTGGACTCGGCTCTGGGCGTCGCGGTCGTCCCGGGCGGGGCGAACGGCGAAGGGGCCCCGCTGGGCTGGCGGCGGGTGCACGGCGCGATCGGCCTGGTCGACCTGGAGGCGCCGCCGGAGCTGCTCGCCCCGGTCCTCGGTTCCCTGCGCATCTTCGCCGGGTACGCGGGCTGGGGCCCGGGCCAGCTGGAGGACGAGCTGGCCGAGGGTGCCTGGTACGTCGTCGAGTCCGAACCGGGCGACGTCTCCTCGCCGGCCCCGGAGCGGCTGTGGCGCGAGGTGCTGCGGCGCCAGCGCAGCGAGCTGGCGATGGTGGCCACATATCCGGACGACCCTTCGCTCAACTGA
- the murA gene encoding UDP-N-acetylglucosamine 1-carboxyvinyltransferase yields MTVNDDVLLVHGGNPLEGEIRVRGAKNLVPKAMVAALLGSAPSRLRNVPDIRDVRVVRGLLQLHGVTVRPGEEPGELVLDPTHVESANVADIDAHAGSSRIPILFCGPLLHRLGHAFIPGLGGCDIGGRPIDFHFDVLRQFGATIEKRADGQYLEAPKGLRGTKIRLPYPSVGATEQVLLTAVLAEGVTELSNAAVEPEIEDLICVLQKMGAIIAMDTDRTIRITGVDKLSGYTHRALSDRLEAASWASAALATGGNIYVRGAQQRSMMTFLNTYRKVGGAFEIDDEGIRFWHPGGQLKSIALETDVHPGFQTDWQQPLVVALTQATGLSIIHETVYESRLGFTSALNQMGAHIQLYRECLGGSDCRFGQRNFLHSAVVSGPTRLQGADLVIPDLRGGFSYLIAALAAEGTSRVHGIDLINRGYENFMEKLVELGAKVELPGKALG; encoded by the coding sequence ATGACCGTCAACGACGATGTCCTGCTTGTCCACGGCGGAAACCCGCTTGAGGGCGAGATCCGTGTCCGCGGTGCGAAGAACCTCGTACCGAAGGCCATGGTCGCCGCGCTGCTCGGCAGCGCGCCGAGCCGGCTGCGCAACGTTCCGGACATCCGTGACGTGCGCGTCGTACGCGGCCTGCTCCAGTTGCACGGGGTGACGGTCCGTCCGGGCGAGGAGCCCGGCGAGCTGGTACTCGACCCGACCCATGTCGAGAGCGCCAACGTCGCTGACATCGATGCCCACGCCGGCTCCAGCCGTATCCCGATCCTGTTCTGCGGCCCGCTGCTGCACCGGCTCGGGCACGCGTTCATCCCCGGTCTCGGCGGCTGTGACATCGGCGGCCGGCCCATCGACTTCCACTTCGACGTGCTGCGCCAGTTCGGCGCGACCATCGAGAAGCGCGCGGACGGCCAGTACCTGGAGGCGCCGAAGGGGCTGCGGGGCACGAAGATCCGGCTGCCGTACCCGTCCGTGGGCGCGACCGAGCAGGTGCTGCTGACGGCCGTGCTGGCCGAGGGCGTCACGGAGCTGTCCAACGCGGCGGTCGAGCCGGAGATCGAGGACCTCATCTGCGTGCTGCAGAAGATGGGCGCGATCATCGCGATGGACACCGACCGGACCATCCGGATCACCGGTGTGGACAAGCTGAGCGGCTACACCCACCGGGCCCTGTCGGACCGCCTGGAGGCCGCCTCCTGGGCCTCGGCGGCGCTCGCGACCGGCGGCAACATCTACGTCCGCGGCGCCCAGCAGCGCTCGATGATGACGTTCCTGAACACCTACCGCAAGGTGGGCGGCGCCTTCGAGATCGACGACGAGGGCATCCGCTTCTGGCACCCGGGCGGCCAGCTGAAGTCCATCGCCCTGGAGACGGACGTGCACCCCGGTTTCCAGACCGACTGGCAGCAGCCGCTGGTGGTGGCCCTCACCCAGGCCACGGGCCTGTCGATCATCCACGAGACGGTCTACGAGTCCCGGCTCGGCTTCACCTCGGCCCTCAACCAGATGGGCGCGCACATCCAGCTGTACCGCGAGTGCCTGGGCGGCTCGGACTGCCGCTTCGGCCAGCGCAACTTCCTGCACTCCGCGGTCGTCTCCGGGCCGACCCGGCTCCAGGGCGCCGACCTGGTCATCCCCGACCTGCGCGGCGGCTTCTCCTACCTGATCGCCGCGCTCGCGGCCGAGGGCACCTCCCGGGTCCACGGCATCGACCTGATCAACCGCGGCTACGAGAACTTCATGGAGAAGCTCGTGGAGCTCGGCGCCAAGGTCGAGCTGCCGGGCAAGGCCCTCGGCTGA
- a CDS encoding HU family DNA-binding protein has protein sequence MNRSELVAALADRAEVTRKDADAVLAAFAETVGEIVAKGDEKVTIPGFLTFERTHRAARTARNPQTGEPINIPAGYSVKVTAGSKLKEAAKGK, from the coding sequence ATGAACCGCAGTGAGCTGGTGGCCGCGCTGGCCGACCGCGCCGAGGTGACCCGCAAGGACGCCGACGCCGTGCTGGCCGCGTTCGCCGAGACCGTCGGCGAGATCGTCGCCAAGGGCGACGAGAAGGTCACCATCCCCGGCTTCCTGACCTTCGAGCGCACCCACCGTGCCGCTCGTACCGCGCGCAACCCGCAGACCGGCGAGCCGATCAACATCCCCGCCGGCTACAGCGTGAAGGTCACCGCGGGCTCCAAGCTCAAGGAAGCGGCCAAGGGCAAGTAA